Below is a window of Micromonospora chersina DNA.
GATCTGGTAGTCGTGGCTGCCCAGGTTCATCCCGTAGCGGGCCCACGCGTCGAAGTGGTTTCCGGCGGTGATGGTGCCGCCCACCCGCTTCGACTGCCGGACGCTCCAGTACTGGTAGAAGGTCCGGGTGCCCTCGATGGAGGGAGCGTTGACCCGCTGGGTCCGGTAGATGTCGTACGTGCCGCCGTCGCTGGTGACGGTGCCCATGTACCCCTGGCCGCCCGGCGGCCGGTAGGTGCCCCAGCTGTCGACGATGTAGTACTCGACGAGCGGGTTCCTCGTCCAGCCGTAGAGGGTCAGGTACGCGTTGCCGGACGGGCTGAAGGTGCCGGAGTAGGTCACGGTCCGGCGCGCGCCGGGATTCCAGCCCTTGCCGGCGACGAAGTTGTTGACGTTGCTCCACTGGGTGCTGTACTGGCCGCCGCTACCCATGTTCATGGAGACGTTGCCACTGTCCTTCCAGAAGGAATAGAAGTAGCCGTTGTTGGTTCCGGTCGAGTTCGTGGTCACGGTCTCGGCGTGGGCCGGGCTGGGCAGGAGGGCCGTGGTACCGGCCGTGACCAGGGCGACGGCGCAGGCGCCGCCGATGAGCATCCTGAGGCGTCCGCGTCGGGGGATCCTCGAGCGGACGGGGGCGTCGTTCATCTACGTGCTTCCTCCTCGTGACGGCTGGCGGAGGCCAGCAGCGGTACGACCCGGCGCGGTTCGCATCGACGGAAGTAGATAGGTTCCGCCAGCGCCAGCATCGATCGCGCCGCCGCGGGTTGTCAACAACTTCCGGAAATGGCGCGGAAGACTCCTGGCCCTCGACATCCCTGTTCAGGAAGCACGCACGGCCGCCGGTGACCCGGGCGTTCTGACGGGATTCCGGGGCAGTGCCGAGCCGTGCTCACCGACGCGGTTCCGGAAGTTTCCGGGAAGGTCAGCCGTCCAGGGCGGTACGGAGGAAGTCGAGCGCCGCCGCGTCGTCGTCGATGCCGCCCGCCTCGTGGCCGTTGTACCGCCACACGGCCAGCTCGACCGGCCCCCGGTAGGCGTTGACCGCGGCGAACACCGTGGACGGGGGCACGATGTCGTCCATCAGCGCGACGGAGAAGCGCGCCGGCACGCCCGCCCGGCGGGCGAAGGCCACCCCGTCGACGTAGCCGAGGGTGCGCAGCACGGCCTCCTCCCGGTCCCGGTGCACCGCCAGGTAGTCCCGGATCTCCCGGTACGGGTGGGCGTCGGTGACCGTCACCGCGCGCGGGATGTCGCACAGGAACGGCACGTACGCCACGGCGGCCCGCAGGTCCGGCACCAGTGCGGCGGCGGCCAGCGCGGCGCCGCCGCCCTGGCTGTGGCCGAGCACCGCCACCCGGCCCGGGTCGACGGCGGGCAGCCGGCGGGCCGCGTCGACGGCCCGGACCGCGTCGGTGAGGAAGCGCCGGTAGTAGTACCGGCGCGGGTCCTCGATGCCCCGGGTGGCCATGCCGGGCGCCTGCGGACCGGCCCCGGCCAGGTCGGGGGTGTCGCCCCGACTCCAGCCGGAGCCCTGGCCGCGGGTGTCCATCTGGAGGTGCGCGAACCCGGCGGCGGCCCAGAGCAGGTTCTCCAGCGGGTGGCCCCGCCCGCCGCCGTAGCCGACGTACTGCACGATCGTGGGCAGCCGGCCGGTGGCCCCGCGGGGCACGCGCAGCCAGGCCCGGACCGACTGGCCGGCGAAGCCGGGAAACGCCACGTCGAACACGTCCAGGCCGGTCAACGGGCTGTCCAGCGGGGTCACGGCGAGGTCGCCCTCGCACGCGCGGGCCTCGGCGAGGGTGTCGGCCCAGAACGCGTCGAAGTCGTCCGGTTCGCGCAGGGCGCTGCGGTAGGCGCGCAGCTCCGCCTCGGGCAGGTCGGTGTACACGGCGCTGTCTCAACTCCTCGGGACATAGGGGCCGGTCGGGGCTGTCGTCAACCCTCGGCCGGTGCGGCAAGATGGCTCGGAGCCGGCCGGGTGAAGGAGACGCGGGTGAACGCGGACGACGAGCGCAGGGTGACCATCACCGTGATCGCGCGGGAGGCCGGGGTGTCGGTGCCCACCGTGTCGCGCGTGCTCAACGGCCGCTCGGACGTGGCCCCGGACACCCGGGAACGGGTGGAGGAACTGCTGCGCCACCACGGCTACCGGCGGCGCGGCACCCGTGCGGTGCAGCGCGCGGCCCTGCTCGACCTGGTGTTCCCCGACCTGGACAGCCCGTGGGCGTTGGAGATCATCCGGGGGGTGGAGGACGTCGGGCACGCGGCCGGGGTGGGCACCGTGGTGTTGGCGATCCACAGCGAGTCCAGCTCGACCCGGCAGTGGTTGCAGAACCTGCGCGCCCGAGCCTCGGACGGCGTCATCGTGGTGACCTCGCACCTCAGCCCGCCGGTGCACGCCCAGCTGCGCCGGCTCAACGTGCCCGTGGTGGTGGTCGACCCGGCCGGCGCGCCCGCGACCGGCGTACCGACGATCGGTGCCACCAACTGGTCCGGCGGTCTCGCCGCGACCGAGCACCTGCTCGGCCTCGGGCACCGCCGGATCGGGTTCGTGACCGGCCCGGCGCGCCTGCTGTGCAGCCGGGCCCGGCTCGACGGCTACCGGGCGGCCCTGGAGCACGCCGGGGTGCCCCTGGACGACCGGCTCGTGCAGCCCGGCGACTTCTACCACGCCTCCGGCTTCGCCGCCGGCAGCACACTGCTCGACCTCGACGACCCGCCGACCGCCATCTTCGCCGCCAGCGACCAGATGGCCTTCGGCGTCTACGAGGCCGTCCGCCGCCGCGGGCTCCGGGTCGCCGACGACATCAGCATCGTCGGCTTCGACGACCTCCCCGAAGCCCGCTGGGCCTCCCCGCCGCTGACCACCGTCCGCCAACCCCTGGCCGAGATGGGCCGGCTCGCCGCCCGCACGGTGCTGCGCCTGGCCCAGGGCGAGGACATCGAGTCGCCCCAGGTCGAACTGGCCACCGACCTCGTGGTCCGGGACAGCACGGCCCGCCACGACTAGCCCTCCGGCGTACGTCACCACGGACGCGCCCCGTGGTGGCGCGCACCCGGTGCGGCGGCAGGGCGGGACGGTGTCATGGGGCCTCATCGACGGCTTCCGGAAATTTCGGCGCACGTTATCACGAGAACCAGCGGTGAACGAAGGCCCGATCGAGGGCCCCGAGCGCGCGGCCGGCCGACGGCTGTCAATGCCGACAAGCGCTTGGCGACGCGATATGCGCTCTTCCGCGCCCCTTGACACGTCGATCAACGATCCATAAATTCCGGCAGGACATATCGCCGGTTCACCGAAACTTCCGAGACGGACCACGCAGATGACCCCCATGCGCATCCCCGTGCCGGAGCACCCGTCGGGCCGGCTGACCGACGCCTGGCGCGCCTGCGTCGGCACCGGCCGGTTCGATCTGGCGCTGCGGCGCGACTACCAGGACTCGCTGGCGCTGGTCCAGCGGGAGATCGGCTTCCGGCACATCCGCGGCCACGGGCTGCTCAGCGACGGCACGGGCGTCCACCGGCCCTACACCCACCGCGGGGCACGCCAGGTCCGGCACGCCTTCACGTACGTCGACCAGGTGGTCGACGCCTACCTCGACCTCGGCATCCGGCCGTTCCTGGAGGTGGGCTTCATGCCGTCCGGTCTCGCCTCCGGTGACCAGACGGTGTTCTGGTGGCGCGGCAACGTGACGCCGCCCGCGTCCTGGAGCGAGTGGGCCGACCTGGTCCGCGCGACGATCGGCCACCTCGTCGACCGCTACGGCCTCGACGAGGTGCGGGGCTGGCCGATCGAGGTGTGGAACGAGCCCAACCTCACGGCGTTCTGGCAGGACGCCGACGAGGCCGCCTACCACCGGCTCTACGAGGTGACCGCGTGCGCCGTGAAGGAGGTCGACGCCGGCCTCCAGGTCGGCGGTCCGGCGCTCTCCCCCGGCGCCGACGACTGGCTGCCCCGCTTCGCCGACTTCGTGGCCGCCCGGTCGGTCCCGGTCGACTTCGTCAGCAAGCACGCCTACACCTCGGGGCCGGCCCAGCAGGTGCCGTTCGGGGTCCACCAGACGCTGACCCCGGCCTCCGGGCTCCTGGAGCAGTTCGCCACCCCACGCGACCTGCTGCGGGACACGGCGCTGGCCGGGCTGCCCGTGCACATCACCGAGTTCAACTCCTCCTACCGGCCGGACAACCCGATCCACGACACCGCGTTCCACGCCGCGTACCTGGCCCCGGTGGTCGCGGCCGGCGGTGACCTCGTCGACTCCTTCTCGTACTGGACCTTCTGCGACGTCTTCGAGGAGGAGGGCGTGCCGACGTCGCTGTACCACGGCGGCTTCGGCCTGCTCACCCACCGCCAGATCAAGAAACCCACCTACCACCTGTACGCCTTCCTGGCGCGCATGGGCGATCAGGTCCTCGCGCGCGGCGCCGACCACCTGGTGACCCGGGACGACACCGGCCGGGTGACCGTGCTGGCCTGGGCGCCGGTGGACGTCACCGGCCGCGAGCCGGTGCCCGAACAGCACCCCGTACGCCTGTCCCTGCCGCTGGGCCCGCCCGGGACCACCAGGGCGTTCCTGCTGCGCTCGTCGGTCAGCGAGGAGGAGGGCAACGCCTGGCGGGCGTGGTGCGAGCTGGGGCGGCCGCGCTCCCCCGACCGGCGGCAGCTGGACGTCCTGCGGGAGGCGGCCGAGCCGGCCCGGCGGCACGCCGGCCTGCCGGTCGTGGCCGGCCGGGTCGAGCTGGACCTGCACCTGTCCCGCCACGAGGTGACCCTGGTCGAGCTCACCGCCGTCACCGACGAGACCCCGCCCTGGTGGGACGACGCGCGTCTGCTCGGGCAGCCCGCCGGAGCCGAGTCCGCGTGAGCGACGCCGCCGCCCGTCCCGGTCCGGCGGCGGAGCCGGTCGATGTCCACCCGGCATGGCTGCCTCCGGCGGCCTTTCGCGCCGTCGGCTCGCGGCGTGCCCTGGTGTGCGGCGCCGGGACGCTGGTCGGGACGGTGCGGGACGAGCTGGCGCAGGCGTGCGCCCGGTACGGCGGCACGGTGGCGTGGCGGCCCGGGCCCGGACCGGTGGACGGGACCGGCGACGTCGACCTGGTGCTCGCGCTGACCGCCGCCACTCCCCTGCCCGCCCCGGTGGCGGAGGTGGCCGCGCAGTGCCGGCGGCACCACGGGGCCGGAGCGCTCGGCGCCGAGGGCTTCGCGCTGGCCCGGACCGGCGACGTGACGGTGGTGCTGGCCGAGGAGCCCGCGGGGCTGCTCCACGGCCTGTTCCACGTGGTCCGGCTCGGCGAGTCGGCGTTCGGGGCCGCCCGGGGGCCGGAGCGGCACCGGCCGGCCATGCGGCTGCGGATGCTGGACCACTGGGACAACGTCGACGTGCACCCGGTCATGGGACAGGTCGAGCGCGGCTACGCCGGCGGGTCGATCTTCTGGCGCGACGGCTCGCCGCGCGGCGACCCGGCCCGGGTACGGGACTACGGGCGGCTGCTGGCGGCGTGCGGCGTCAACGCGGTGTCGGCCAACAACGTCAACGTCCACGCCACGGAGGCCCGGCTGCTGACCGACCGGCTCGGCGACGTCGCGGCGATCGCGGACGTCCTGCGGCCGTACGGGATCCGCGTTCACCTGTCGGTCACCTTCGCCGCGCCCGTCGTGCTCGGTGGCCTGCCGACCGCCGATCCGCTCGACGCCGGCGTGCGAGCCTGGTGGGCCGCGACCACCCGCCAGGTGTACGACCGCATCCCGGACTTCGGCGGCTACGTGGTGAAGGCGGACTCCGAGGGGCAGTCGGGCCCGTTCACGTACGGGCGGAGCCACGCCGACGGCGCGAACCTGCTGGCCGACACGCTGGCGCCGTTCCGGGGAGTGGTGCACTGGCGGGCCTTCGTCTACGACCACCGGCAGGACTGGCGGGACCGGTCGACGGACCGGGCGCGTGCCGCCTTCGACCACTTCGCCCCGCACGACGGCCGGTTCGCGCCCAACGTGGTCCTTCAGGTGAAGCACGGCCCGATGGACTTCCAGGCGCGGGAACCGGTCTCGCCGGTGCTCGCGGCCATGCCGGCCACCCGACTGGCGGTGGAGGTGCAGGTGACCCAGGAGTACACGGGCCAGCAGCGGCACGTGTGCTACCTGGCGCCGTGGTGGAGCGAGGTGCTCCGGTTCGCCCCGTGGGGCGACCACCGCACGGTCGCCGCCCTGGCCGCGGGCGATGCGGGCGAGGGCGGCGGGCTGGTCGGCGTCTCCAACGCCGGCGACGACCCCTTCTGGACCGGGCACCCACTGGCCCAGGCCAACCTGTACGCCTTCGGTCGGCTGGCCTGGGACCCCCGGCTGGACCCGGCAGCGGTGCTCGACGAGTGGATCGGGTTGACCTTCCCGCCGGGTCCGGCCAGCGGTCACGACCTGGTGCGGCGGACCCTGCACGAGATGATGGACGGCTCGTGGCGCACCTACGAGCGGTACACCGCGCCGCTGGGCGTGGGTTTCATGGTCCGCCCCGGCCACCACTACGGTCCCGACGTCGACGGGTACGAGTACACGCCGTGGGGCACCTACCACTTCGCCGACCGGGACGGCGTGGGCGTCGACCGCACCCGCGCCTCGGGCACCGGCTTCACCGGGCAGTACCCGCAGCCGTGGCGCGACGTCTACGAGTCCCTCGACCGGTGCCCCGACGAACTGCTGCTCTTCTTCCACCACGTGCCGTACGGGCACGTGCTGCACGACGGCTCGACAGTCATCCAGCACATCTACAACACCCACTTCGCCGGGGCCGAGGAGGTGGCCGCGCTGCGCCGGCGGTGGGACCGGCTCGACGGGCTGCTCGACCCGGGGCTGCACACCCGGGTACGCGAGCGGCTGGACGAGCAGGTGCGCTGCGCCGAGGAGTGGCGGGACCAGGTCAACGCGTACTTCTTCCGCAAGTCCGGGGTGCCGGACGCGCGGGGCCGCCGCATCCCGTAAGGCGCGGGCGCCTACCCTTCCCGGGGCGGCGTGGCGCTGTCCCGGACGACGAGTTCGGTGGCCAGTTCGACCCGCCGGCTCTCCACGTCCTCACCCTTGGCCAGCCGCAGCACGGTGCGGGCCGCGAGCATGCCCATCTCCGCAAGCGGCTGCCGCACCGTGGTCAGCGGCGGCGAGCACCAGCGGACCTCGGGCAGGTCGTCGAAGCCGACGACGCTGATGTCGTCGGGCACCCGCAGGCCCCGTTGCCGGACCGCCTCGTAGACCCCGAGCGCCATCTGGTCGCACGCCGCGAAGATCGCGGTGGGCGGCTCGGGCAGCGCGAGCAGCCGGGTGGCGCAGGCGAACCCGGACTCGTGGTAGAAGTCGCCCTGCTGGACGAGGCCGTCATCGACGGGCAGGCCGGCCGACTCCAGGGCGGCGCGGTAGCCGTCCATCCGGGCCCGGCTGCACATGAGCCGCGGCGGGCCGGAGATGAACCCGATCCGCCGGTGACCGAGACCGATCAGGTATTCGGTGGCGCTGAGCCCGCCCGCCCAGTTGGTGGCGCCGATGGTGCAGGCGTCCTGCTGGGGAATGCCGTCGGCGTCGACGAGGACCAGGGGGATGTTGAGGCGTCGCAGGCCACCCTGCAACGACGGCTCCACCATCGAGTTGACGAAGATGACGCCCTCGGTGGAGCGGCCGCGCAGGCTGTCGAGCCACTGCCGGGCCGAGGAGGCGCGCCGGTGGATGGCGGAGACGACGGTGCCGATCCCCGCCTCGTGGGCGACGTCCTCGACACCACGGATGATCTCGACGGCCCAGGGGCTGTCGAGGTCGTTGAAGACCAGGTCGACAAGCCCCGAGGTGGGGCGGGCGGCGACCACCCGGCGGCGGTAGCCGTGCCGGTTGAGCAGTTCCTCGACCCGTTCCCGGGTCTGCACGGCGACGTCGGAGCGCCCGTTGATGACCCGCGACACCGTCGGCACCGAGACGCCCGCCAGGTCGGCGATCGTGGCGATGGTGACCCGGGGGGTGTTGTTCACCGTCACAGTCAGCTCCCTGGAGGTCCGGTCGCGACGAGAGGCGCGTCGCCCACGCGCAGCCGTGCCGGTGAGGCTTCCGGCGGCCTGACCTCAGCATAGCTCCGAAAGTTTCGGCCACGCGCCGGCGGTGTTACCGGACAGGTCCCGGTCGCCGGTCCGGGCCGGAACGGGAGGCGGGTCAGGCGGCCCGGGTGGCGCTGTCGCGGACGACCAGCTCGGTGGCGAGTTCGATGCGCGGGCTCTCGACGCGCTCGCCGTGGGCCAGCCGCAGCACCGTCCGGGCGGCGAGCAGCCCCATCTCCGCCAGCGGCTGCCGCACCGTCGTCAACGGCGGCGAGCACCAGCGGACCTCGGGCAGGTCGTCGAAGCCGACGACGCTGATGTCGTCGGGCACCCGCAGGCCCCGCTGACGGACCGCCTCGTAGACCCCGAGCGCCATCTGGTCGCTGGAGGCGAAGATCGCGGTCGGCGGCTCGGCCAACCGCAGCAGGTGGCTGCCGCCGGCGAAGCCGGCCTCGTGGTAGAAGTTGCCGGGGTAGATGAGCCGGTCGTCGACGGGCACGCCGGCCGACTCCAGCGCCGTCCGGTAGCCGTCGAGGCGGGCCCGGCTGCACATCAGTTGCGGCAGGCCGGCGATGAAGCCGATCCGGCGGTGACCGAGGCCGAGCAGGTACTCGGTGGCGCGGAGGCTGCCCGCCCAGTTGGTGGCGCCGATCGTCGGCGCCTCCTGCGGCGGCACCCCGGCCGGGTCGACGATGACGACGGGGATGTTGAGCCGGCGCAGCTCGGCCTGGAGCGGCGGTTCCAGGGTGGAGGTCACGAAGATGACCCCCTCGGTCGAGCGGGTACGCAGGTTGTCCAGCCACTGCTTGGCCGCCGAGGTGCGCCGGTGGATGGCGGAGACGACAGTGCCGATGCCGGCGGCGTGTGCGACGTCCTCGACGCCGCGGATGATCTCCACGGCCCAGGGGCTGTCGAGGTCGTTGAAGACCAGGTCGATCAGCCCGGAACTGGCCCGCATGCTGGGTGGGCGGCGGCGGTAGCCGTGCCGGGCGAGCAGTTCCTCGACGCGCTCCCGGGTCTGGGCGGACACGTCGGAGCGACCGTTGACGACCCGCGACACGGTCGGCACGGACACCCCGGCCATGCGCGCGATCGTCGCGATGGTGACTTTCCGGCTGTCGTCGGAGACCACGGCCCGCCCTTTCGTCGTCGCCCGGGCACCCGGGCCCGCTCAGCCCTTGACGCTGCCCGCCAGGCCCCCGATGAGCTGGCGTTCGGCCACCGCGTAGAAGCCCAGCGCCGGCACCATGGACAGCACCACGTACGCGAGCACCCGCGCGGTGTCGTCGGAGTACTGCCCCTGGAAGGCCTGCACCCCGACGGGCAACGTCCACCAGCTCTGGTCGGTGAAGACCACAAGCGGCAGCATGAAGTTGTTCCAGCTCGCCACGATCGCCAGCACCGAGACGGTGGCCAGCGCCGGGCGGGCCATCGGCAGCAGCACCCGCCAGAAGAACCCGAACGGGCTGCACCCGTCGAGCGTCGCGGCCTCCTCGACCTCGGCGGGAATGGTGCGGAAGAACTGCCGCAGGATGATGATGGTGACCGGCAGCCCGAACGCGGCCTGCGGCAGGATGACGCCGAGCGGGTTGTCCAGCAGGCCCATGGTCCGCAGCAGGATGAACAGCGGCAGGATGGCCACCGCGAACGGGAACATCAGTCCCACCGCGAAGAGGGTGAACAGGAACTCCCGGCCCCGGAAGGAGAACCGGGCGAACACGAAGGCGGCCATCGCCGCGGCGCCGACCACCACGAAGGTGGTGGCCAGGGCGATGAGCGTGCTGTTGCCGAGCTGGCGCCAGAACACGCCGGAGGCCAGGATGCCTGTGTAGTTCTCCGGCACCCACGGGTCGGGCCAGCCGAGCGGGTTGCTCGACAGCTGGCCGTTGTCCTTGAACCCGCCGAGCACCCCGAACCCGATGGGCACCACGATGAGCGCGCCCACCGCGACGGAGATCAGGTGCAGGACGAGCGAACGGGTCCGCTCGCCGGGCTTCTGCCTGGTGGTGGTCATCCCTGGACTCCCCTGGTGGTGATCGCGCCCTCGGTGTCCCGCCGCAGCACGTACCGCTGGTAGAACAGCGCGAAGACGAGGCTCAGGATGAACATGACCATGCTGATCGCGCTGGCGTAGCCGACCTCGAACCGGCGGAAGCCGTACTGGTACATGGTCACGGCCATGGTCTCGGACGAGTGGATCGGCCCGCCGCCGGTGAGCACCCAGACCATGTCGAAGAGCTGGATGGTGCCGATCACCGACAGGAAGATGCTGATCCGGATGGTGGGGCCCAGCAGCGGCAGCGTGACGTGCCGGAACACCTGCCAGGCGCCGGCACCGTCGGTGGCCGCGGCCTCGGTCAGCTCCCGGGGGATGCCCTGCCGGCCGGCGAGGTACAGGACCATGTGGAAGCCGAAGTACTTCCACGAGATCACCAGGAACAGGGCGAACAGCACCGTGTCGGGGTCCGCGAAGATGGCTCCGGCGTCCGCGCCGAGCCACCTGGCCAGGCCCTCGCCCAGGCCCCGGCTCGGGGAGAACACCAGCGTGAACAGCACGCCGGTGGTGACCTCGGAGAGCACGTACGGCGCGAAGAAGACCAGCCGGTACGCGCGGCGCCCGGACAGCCGCTGGTTGAGCAGCATGGCCAGGCCCAGTGACACCGGGAGCTGGATCACCAGCGACAGCACGATCAGCAGGAAGGCTCGCCAGAGGTCGCCCCGGAAGGTGGGATCGCCGAAGGCGCGGGTGAAGTTCTCGAGCCCGACGTTGTTCTCCGGCAGGCCGAAGCCGTTCCACTTGAACACGCTGGCGTAGCTGGCGACCAGGATCGGTGCGACCACCAGCAGCAGGAACAGCACCAGCGCCGGGGCCAGGAAGAGGGCGATGGTGCTGAGGCGGCCGATCCGGGGCCGGGCCCGGCGGCCACGCGGGTGCGTGGTCGCCGGGCCCGCCGGGAGCTCGGTCGCCGGCTCGGCGGGTCGCAGGCCGGGCATCGTCGACGGAGTCATCGTGCCTGCTCCACTCGGTTGTCGGCGGCGGCTTCGGGGTGGTGGGACATCGCTACTGGCTCTTCGCCACCGTGGAGATGTCCTTGACGATCTGCTCCGGCGTCTTCGAGCCGGCGATCAGCTCGGCCACGCTGTCGTTGACCTGCTGGCCGACCGCCGGCGGGTACGCCTGGTCCAGGTAGAGCTGGAACCCGGTCGCGCTCGCCAGGGTCTCCGCCACGGTCTTGTTGTTGGGGTCCTTGATCCCGTCGACCGCGTCCTTGACCGTCGGCAGCACGGCGCCGGTCGCGGCGGCCTTGCGCTGGTTGCCGACCTCCAGCAGCGTCTTCAGGAAGTCGACGGTCGCCGCGGGGGCGTCCTTGCCCACCGCGAAGCCGTTGCCGCCACCGAACGCCTCGGCCACCGAGCCCTTGCCGCCGTCGACGGCCGGGAACGGGAAGAAGCCGAGCTTGTCGCCCAGCCCCTTCTTGCTCGTGGAGGAGGAGGCCTCCACGGCCGGCGCCCACTGGCCCATCAGCTCCATGGCCGCGCCGCCGTTGCCCATCGTGGCGGCCTGCCCGTCCGGCGTGCCGTAACCGGCGCCGAGGAAGCCCTTCTGGAACGGCTTGAGGTCGACCAGTTCCTTCAGCCGCTGGCCGGCCGCCACGAAGTCCGGGGTGTCGAAGTTGTGGTCCTTGGCGGCCTGTTGCAACGCGCCGAGGCCGCCGATGCGCATGGCCAGGTACGCCCAGTAGTAGTGACCGGGCCACTTCTCCTTGCCGGCCAGCGCGATCGGGACGACACCGGCGGCCTTGATCCGGCCGACCGCCGTCAGCAGCTCGGTCCAGGTCTTCGGCGCGGCGGTGACACCCGCCTTGGCGAAGAGGTCCTTGTTGTACCAGAAGCCGACCATGCCGA
It encodes the following:
- a CDS encoding glycoside hydrolase family 11 protein, whose product is MNDAPVRSRIPRRGRLRMLIGGACAVALVTAGTTALLPSPAHAETVTTNSTGTNNGYFYSFWKDSGNVSMNMGSGGQYSTQWSNVNNFVAGKGWNPGARRTVTYSGTFSPSGNAYLTLYGWTRNPLVEYYIVDSWGTYRPPGGQGYMGTVTSDGGTYDIYRTQRVNAPSIEGTRTFYQYWSVRQSKRVGGTITAGNHFDAWARYGMNLGSHDYQILATEGYQSSGSSNITVGGTAPGPTTPPPSGTCTVSVSRAEEWSDRFNVTFSVSGTSNWVVTIRTNGGQTLQNSWNASISGTSGTLTARPNGNGNNFGITLYKNGNNTTPTASCATG
- a CDS encoding acetylxylan esterase, whose protein sequence is MYTDLPEAELRAYRSALREPDDFDAFWADTLAEARACEGDLAVTPLDSPLTGLDVFDVAFPGFAGQSVRAWLRVPRGATGRLPTIVQYVGYGGGRGHPLENLLWAAAGFAHLQMDTRGQGSGWSRGDTPDLAGAGPQAPGMATRGIEDPRRYYYRRFLTDAVRAVDAARRLPAVDPGRVAVLGHSQGGGAALAAAALVPDLRAAVAYVPFLCDIPRAVTVTDAHPYREIRDYLAVHRDREEAVLRTLGYVDGVAFARRAGVPARFSVALMDDIVPPSTVFAAVNAYRGPVELAVWRYNGHEAGGIDDDAAALDFLRTALDG
- a CDS encoding LacI family DNA-binding transcriptional regulator, whose protein sequence is MNADDERRVTITVIAREAGVSVPTVSRVLNGRSDVAPDTRERVEELLRHHGYRRRGTRAVQRAALLDLVFPDLDSPWALEIIRGVEDVGHAAGVGTVVLAIHSESSSTRQWLQNLRARASDGVIVVTSHLSPPVHAQLRRLNVPVVVVDPAGAPATGVPTIGATNWSGGLAATEHLLGLGHRRIGFVTGPARLLCSRARLDGYRAALEHAGVPLDDRLVQPGDFYHASGFAAGSTLLDLDDPPTAIFAASDQMAFGVYEAVRRRGLRVADDISIVGFDDLPEARWASPPLTTVRQPLAEMGRLAARTVLRLAQGEDIESPQVELATDLVVRDSTARHD
- a CDS encoding GH39 family glycosyl hydrolase yields the protein MTPMRIPVPEHPSGRLTDAWRACVGTGRFDLALRRDYQDSLALVQREIGFRHIRGHGLLSDGTGVHRPYTHRGARQVRHAFTYVDQVVDAYLDLGIRPFLEVGFMPSGLASGDQTVFWWRGNVTPPASWSEWADLVRATIGHLVDRYGLDEVRGWPIEVWNEPNLTAFWQDADEAAYHRLYEVTACAVKEVDAGLQVGGPALSPGADDWLPRFADFVAARSVPVDFVSKHAYTSGPAQQVPFGVHQTLTPASGLLEQFATPRDLLRDTALAGLPVHITEFNSSYRPDNPIHDTAFHAAYLAPVVAAGGDLVDSFSYWTFCDVFEEEGVPTSLYHGGFGLLTHRQIKKPTYHLYAFLARMGDQVLARGADHLVTRDDTGRVTVLAWAPVDVTGREPVPEQHPVRLSLPLGPPGTTRAFLLRSSVSEEEGNAWRAWCELGRPRSPDRRQLDVLREAAEPARRHAGLPVVAGRVELDLHLSRHEVTLVELTAVTDETPPWWDDARLLGQPAGAESA
- a CDS encoding alpha-glucuronidase, which produces MSDAAARPGPAAEPVDVHPAWLPPAAFRAVGSRRALVCGAGTLVGTVRDELAQACARYGGTVAWRPGPGPVDGTGDVDLVLALTAATPLPAPVAEVAAQCRRHHGAGALGAEGFALARTGDVTVVLAEEPAGLLHGLFHVVRLGESAFGAARGPERHRPAMRLRMLDHWDNVDVHPVMGQVERGYAGGSIFWRDGSPRGDPARVRDYGRLLAACGVNAVSANNVNVHATEARLLTDRLGDVAAIADVLRPYGIRVHLSVTFAAPVVLGGLPTADPLDAGVRAWWAATTRQVYDRIPDFGGYVVKADSEGQSGPFTYGRSHADGANLLADTLAPFRGVVHWRAFVYDHRQDWRDRSTDRARAAFDHFAPHDGRFAPNVVLQVKHGPMDFQAREPVSPVLAAMPATRLAVEVQVTQEYTGQQRHVCYLAPWWSEVLRFAPWGDHRTVAALAAGDAGEGGGLVGVSNAGDDPFWTGHPLAQANLYAFGRLAWDPRLDPAAVLDEWIGLTFPPGPASGHDLVRRTLHEMMDGSWRTYERYTAPLGVGFMVRPGHHYGPDVDGYEYTPWGTYHFADRDGVGVDRTRASGTGFTGQYPQPWRDVYESLDRCPDELLLFFHHVPYGHVLHDGSTVIQHIYNTHFAGAEEVAALRRRWDRLDGLLDPGLHTRVRERLDEQVRCAEEWRDQVNAYFFRKSGVPDARGRRIP
- a CDS encoding LacI family DNA-binding transcriptional regulator, which encodes MTVNNTPRVTIATIADLAGVSVPTVSRVINGRSDVAVQTRERVEELLNRHGYRRRVVAARPTSGLVDLVFNDLDSPWAVEIIRGVEDVAHEAGIGTVVSAIHRRASSARQWLDSLRGRSTEGVIFVNSMVEPSLQGGLRRLNIPLVLVDADGIPQQDACTIGATNWAGGLSATEYLIGLGHRRIGFISGPPRLMCSRARMDGYRAALESAGLPVDDGLVQQGDFYHESGFACATRLLALPEPPTAIFAACDQMALGVYEAVRQRGLRVPDDISVVGFDDLPEVRWCSPPLTTVRQPLAEMGMLAARTVLRLAKGEDVESRRVELATELVVRDSATPPREG
- a CDS encoding LacI family DNA-binding transcriptional regulator translates to MVSDDSRKVTIATIARMAGVSVPTVSRVVNGRSDVSAQTRERVEELLARHGYRRRPPSMRASSGLIDLVFNDLDSPWAVEIIRGVEDVAHAAGIGTVVSAIHRRTSAAKQWLDNLRTRSTEGVIFVTSTLEPPLQAELRRLNIPVVIVDPAGVPPQEAPTIGATNWAGSLRATEYLLGLGHRRIGFIAGLPQLMCSRARLDGYRTALESAGVPVDDRLIYPGNFYHEAGFAGGSHLLRLAEPPTAIFASSDQMALGVYEAVRQRGLRVPDDISVVGFDDLPEVRWCSPPLTTVRQPLAEMGLLAARTVLRLAHGERVESPRIELATELVVRDSATRAA
- a CDS encoding carbohydrate ABC transporter permease, whose amino-acid sequence is MTTTRQKPGERTRSLVLHLISVAVGALIVVPIGFGVLGGFKDNGQLSSNPLGWPDPWVPENYTGILASGVFWRQLGNSTLIALATTFVVVGAAAMAAFVFARFSFRGREFLFTLFAVGLMFPFAVAILPLFILLRTMGLLDNPLGVILPQAAFGLPVTIIILRQFFRTIPAEVEEAATLDGCSPFGFFWRVLLPMARPALATVSVLAIVASWNNFMLPLVVFTDQSWWTLPVGVQAFQGQYSDDTARVLAYVVLSMVPALGFYAVAERQLIGGLAGSVKG
- a CDS encoding carbohydrate ABC transporter permease translates to MTPSTMPGLRPAEPATELPAGPATTHPRGRRARPRIGRLSTIALFLAPALVLFLLLVVAPILVASYASVFKWNGFGLPENNVGLENFTRAFGDPTFRGDLWRAFLLIVLSLVIQLPVSLGLAMLLNQRLSGRRAYRLVFFAPYVLSEVTTGVLFTLVFSPSRGLGEGLARWLGADAGAIFADPDTVLFALFLVISWKYFGFHMVLYLAGRQGIPRELTEAAATDGAGAWQVFRHVTLPLLGPTIRISIFLSVIGTIQLFDMVWVLTGGGPIHSSETMAVTMYQYGFRRFEVGYASAISMVMFILSLVFALFYQRYVLRRDTEGAITTRGVQG